The genomic segment AAGACCACACTGCTGCGGGTCCTGGCCACATTGCTGCCACCCACCAGGGGCAAGGGACGCGTACTCGGTGCCACGCTCGGTTCGCCGGCCTGCGCGGCGGTGCGCCCGCGAATCGCGTTGGTAGGACACGCCCCGGCGTTGTATCCGCAGTTGTCGTTGCGAGAGAACCTGCACTTCGTGGCCAGGCTCACTGGTCACCGCGACGGAGAGGCGGACGAGGCCTTGGAGTTGGTGGGCTTGGGCGGGGCCGCCGACCGATGGGCTGAGGTGTGCTCGCAGGGCATGCAGCGGCGAGCCGAGTTGGCCAGGGTGCTACTCACCGAGCCTGCGTTGCTACTGCTGGACGAGGCGCACGCTGGTCTGGACACGGCCTCGGCAGGGTTGGTCGAGGCCGTCGTCGGGCGGGTACGGGCCCGGGGTGGCGCTGCCGTCGTGGTCTCGCACGATCATCCGCGGCTGCTCGACGTGGCGGATCGCGTGGTAAAGATCGCAGACGGACAGGCGACTCCGGTCCAGCCCGGGCCGGTGGTCGCATGAGCGCGGATACCACGCCTGGCGCGCTGCGGCAATGTCTTGAATTGGCACGTAAAGATCTGCGGCAGGAACTACGGGCCGGAGAGGCGCTGCTGGTGACGGCACCGTTCGGGGCAGCTGGGCTGCTGCTGGTCCCGCTGGCCATCGGCAGCGATGTCCCCCTGCTCCGCCAGATTGGCCCGGGCCTGTACTGGGT from the Saccharomonospora azurea NA-128 genome contains:
- a CDS encoding ABC transporter ATP-binding protein; translation: MPKLLTDDEAVVSLVDISVDVDRVPVLRGLDLTVRRGESVGFIGANGSGKTTLLRVLATLLPPTRGKGRVLGATLGSPACAAVRPRIALVGHAPALYPQLSLRENLHFVARLTGHRDGEADEALELVGLGGAADRWAEVCSQGMQRRAELARVLLTEPALLLLDEAHAGLDTASAGLVEAVVGRVRARGGAAVVVSHDHPRLLDVADRVVKIADGQATPVQPGPVVA